The Desulfoscipio gibsoniae DSM 7213 genome contains a region encoding:
- the thiF gene encoding sulfur carrier protein ThiS adenylyltransferase ThiF: MNKFEQALLATLGKDNLSKIQRCKIGLAGAGGLGSNCARFLVCSGFKQFKIVDFDQVEYSNLNRQFYFLHQVGQLKVDALDQNLSQINPGLEMEKLPLRIDKTNVHSLFNDCHILIEALDRPEIKRMVVEAYWCSAGLIVAASGLAGWGRGDEIITRRIKSNFFMVGDMVSEATPDSPPLAPGVNIAAAKQADAVLSYVLGVDVHDD; this comes from the coding sequence ATGAACAAATTTGAGCAAGCGCTGCTGGCCACCCTGGGCAAGGATAACCTGAGCAAAATCCAGCGCTGTAAAATTGGCCTGGCCGGTGCGGGTGGGCTGGGATCCAACTGCGCCCGGTTTTTAGTCTGCAGTGGGTTCAAACAGTTTAAAATTGTTGATTTTGACCAGGTGGAATACAGTAATTTAAACCGCCAATTTTACTTTTTGCACCAGGTTGGGCAGCTAAAGGTGGATGCCCTGGATCAAAATCTGTCGCAAATTAACCCCGGGCTGGAGATGGAGAAGTTGCCCCTGCGGATTGATAAAACAAATGTTCATTCGTTGTTTAATGATTGTCACATTCTTATTGAGGCTTTGGACCGGCCCGAAATTAAAAGAATGGTAGTGGAAGCATATTGGTGCTCCGCCGGGCTGATAGTTGCCGCTTCGGGCCTGGCGGGGTGGGGGCGGGGTGATGAAATCATTACACGTAGGATTAAGTCAAATTTCTTTATGGTTGGTGATATGGTGTCGGAGGCGACCCCGGATTCGCCCCCGCTGGCGCCGGGAGTTAATATAGCGGCCGCCAAGCAGGCTGATGCGGTATTAAGCTACGTTTTGGGAGTTGATGTGCACGATGACTGA
- a CDS encoding thiazole synthase — protein sequence MHDALMIGGQEVTSRLFLGTGKFASNDMIPELVNVSGAQVVTVAIRRVDPDYPEENVANYIPGNCILMPNTSGARNAREAVRIAKLGRAAGCGDWVKIEVIADNRYLLPDNYETIKATEELAADGFVVLPYISPDLMVARKLEEVGAAAVMPLGAPIGSNRGLKTKELIKILIEECSLPVIVDAGIGRPSQAAEAMEIGAAAVLVNTAIATAKDPVAMARAFGQAVEAGRNAFLANPGEVFEYARASSPLTGFLRNE from the coding sequence ATGCATGATGCATTAATGATTGGTGGACAAGAGGTTACCAGCCGTCTTTTTTTAGGGACCGGGAAATTTGCTTCCAACGATATGATCCCCGAGCTCGTAAATGTTTCGGGAGCCCAGGTAGTTACAGTAGCTATACGGCGGGTGGATCCGGATTACCCGGAAGAAAACGTGGCCAATTATATTCCGGGAAACTGTATACTAATGCCCAATACTTCCGGAGCGCGTAATGCCCGGGAAGCCGTGCGTATTGCCAAACTGGGCCGGGCTGCGGGTTGTGGTGATTGGGTAAAAATAGAGGTTATTGCTGATAACAGGTACCTGCTGCCCGACAATTATGAAACTATTAAAGCTACCGAAGAACTGGCCGCTGACGGCTTTGTGGTGCTGCCTTATATAAGCCCTGATTTAATGGTGGCCAGAAAACTGGAAGAGGTTGGCGCCGCCGCGGTAATGCCCCTTGGAGCTCCCATCGGCAGTAACCGTGGATTAAAAACAAAGGAATTAATTAAGATATTAATTGAAGAATGTTCCCTGCCTGTTATTGTCGACGCCGGAATCGGGCGGCCCTCCCAGGCGGCTGAAGCTATGGAAATAGGGGCCGCTGCTGTACTGGTCAATACCGCCATTGCTACAGCTAAAGACCCGGTGGCTATGGCCCGGGCATTCGGCCAGGCCGTGGAAGCGGGCCGTAACGCATTTTTAGCCAACCCCGGCGAAGTGTTTGAATATGCCAGGGCTTCCTCGCCGCTTACCGGTTTCTTAAGGAACGAGTAG
- the thiS gene encoding sulfur carrier protein ThiS, which translates to MKIILNGKAVEVEQGLSIADLVMQKKLKPDAVIVEINYELIKAKDWQARKLKDDDQVEILHFVGGG; encoded by the coding sequence GTGAAAATTATTTTAAACGGTAAAGCAGTTGAGGTTGAGCAAGGTTTGAGTATTGCTGATCTTGTAATGCAGAAAAAGCTAAAACCGGACGCTGTAATTGTTGAAATAAACTATGAATTAATAAAAGCAAAAGATTGGCAGGCCAGAAAATTAAAAGATGATGACCAGGTGGAAATTTTACATTTTGTAGGGGGAGGTTGA
- the thiH gene encoding 2-iminoacetate synthase ThiH produces the protein MSFYEEYKKFSDNDFSAFFNELEDQDIRRIIGKSRLTELDYLALLSPRAEKYLEEMAQKAHHLTLQHFGRTILLYTPLYLANYCVNSCVYCGFQVHNKLDRKKLSLTEVEAEAQIIAGTGLKHILILTGESRKHSSVSYIKDCTEVLKKYFTSIGIEVYPLTEQEYADLIQAGVDSLTMFQEAYNEQVYLDMHPAGPKRDYQFRLNAPERACKAGMRSVNLGALLGLHDWRTEAFFTGLHVNYLQNNYPDVEVSISPPRMRPHLGGFNPPVDVSDKNLVQYILAFRLFMPRGGITISTRENPQLREHLIKLGATKMSAGSCTAVGGRTDAAKSTGQFDISDERDVATMTRVIYSHGYQPVFKDWQTI, from the coding sequence ATGAGTTTCTACGAAGAATACAAAAAGTTTAGCGATAATGATTTTTCAGCTTTTTTTAATGAATTGGAAGATCAAGATATCAGGCGCATTATTGGTAAGAGCCGTCTAACTGAGCTTGATTACCTGGCCCTGTTGTCCCCCCGGGCTGAAAAGTATCTGGAAGAGATGGCTCAAAAGGCCCATCACCTGACGCTGCAACATTTTGGCCGTACCATATTGCTTTACACTCCCCTGTACCTGGCCAATTATTGTGTTAATAGCTGCGTCTATTGTGGTTTTCAGGTCCATAATAAATTGGACAGAAAAAAATTATCCCTGACCGAAGTGGAAGCCGAGGCTCAAATTATTGCCGGCACAGGGCTGAAACATATTTTAATACTCACCGGAGAATCGCGAAAACACTCTTCCGTTAGCTATATCAAGGACTGTACTGAAGTTTTGAAAAAATACTTTACCTCCATCGGCATTGAGGTTTACCCCTTAACTGAACAGGAATATGCAGACTTGATTCAGGCAGGGGTGGACAGCCTGACTATGTTTCAGGAAGCATATAATGAACAGGTTTACCTGGATATGCACCCGGCGGGTCCAAAGCGTGATTATCAATTTCGGCTGAATGCGCCGGAGCGGGCCTGTAAGGCGGGGATGCGCTCGGTTAACCTGGGGGCTTTGTTAGGTTTGCATGACTGGCGCACCGAGGCCTTTTTTACGGGGCTGCACGTTAACTACTTGCAAAACAATTACCCTGATGTGGAAGTAAGCATCTCACCCCCGCGTATGCGCCCGCACCTGGGCGGGTTCAATCCCCCGGTGGATGTGAGCGACAAAAACCTGGTGCAGTATATTTTGGCCTTCAGATTGTTTATGCCCAGGGGGGGAATTACAATCTCCACGCGGGAAAACCCGCAGTTAAGAGAACACTTAATTAAATTGGGGGCAACGAAAATGTCCGCCGGGTCTTGTACGGCAGTGGGGGGACGTACTGATGCAGCTAAATCAACAGGGCAGTTTGATATCTCCGACGAGCGGGATGTGGCCACGATGACCAGGGTAATCTACAGCCATGGTTACCAGCCCGTTTTTAAAGACTGGCAAACGATATAA
- the thiE gene encoding thiamine phosphate synthase translates to MTEKPGLTGLLKADIYGITASEYSLGRTNIEVVRQMIAAGIKVIQYREKDKTLREKYSECLQIRDITRQAGVVLIVNDHVDLALMVGADGVHIGQDDLPPEQVRAMVGDKLIIGLSTHSPEQARAAVSYGVDYIGVGPIFHTQTKKDVCDPVGFSYLDYVVENINIPIVAIGGIKEYNIHEVARRGARCIALVTEIVGANDIIAKVGALRSAINDARRS, encoded by the coding sequence ATGACTGAGAAACCCGGGTTAACCGGGCTGCTGAAAGCCGATATTTACGGTATCACAGCGTCAGAATATTCCCTGGGTAGAACAAATATTGAAGTCGTCCGGCAGATGATTGCTGCCGGGATTAAGGTTATCCAGTACCGTGAAAAGGATAAAACCCTCAGGGAAAAATACAGCGAATGCCTGCAGATAAGGGATATAACCCGGCAGGCCGGTGTTGTCTTGATAGTTAATGATCACGTTGACCTGGCCCTGATGGTGGGCGCGGACGGTGTACACATTGGCCAGGATGATCTCCCCCCGGAACAAGTTCGGGCCATGGTGGGGGATAAATTGATCATTGGTTTATCCACTCACTCACCTGAACAGGCCCGGGCCGCTGTAAGCTATGGCGTGGATTATATTGGTGTTGGCCCTATCTTTCACACCCAAACCAAAAAGGATGTGTGCGATCCGGTGGGGTTTAGCTACCTTGATTATGTAGTAGAAAACATCAATATTCCTATTGTCGCTATTGGTGGTATTAAAGAATATAACATTCATGAGGTGGCCCGGCGCGGTGCCCGCTGTATCGCCCTGGTAACGGAAATTGTTGGGGCGAATGATATTATAGCCAAGGTAGGCGCGCTGCGGTCCGCCATAAATGACGCAAGGAGGAGTTAG
- a CDS encoding DEAD/DEAH box helicase, with translation MHRLLDQRGINSVHIIPPKEAQYAPFPPGVAKAVVRSLADQGIGQLYAHQAQAIGHIMEGRNVIITTGTSSGKSLVYTIPMFSELISHPQARALYITPTKALGQNQMKTMQDIAVTLEWPQGVPVMATCDGDTPFNQRRDVINSTGVLITTPDFIHAFLLPRHLDWPGFWGSLKYIVIDEAHTLKGVMGCHCLQVFRRLRRVCDYYGARPVFILCTATIANPGEFATKLVGLDFAVVTVETSASGEKTVVFYEPPTYKTDDGRTKRRLTHFEAARAVGRYVESGRRTIMFGRSRRIVESAYRVIRENFPGVAGAITPYKGTYVPQMRRDIEKKLFNGNLKGVISTNALELGINVGELDTCILAGFAGSISSTWQQAGRVGRKGQKSLIVLMANEDPLDLYIVRHPQYFFGQPFEKAVVSEKMQFLVDHLPLAAKELPLSKEDAAYWDRDTYYEAVKLLLKHRRLKPLTDQPRTYGPAGQLEFFSLRGESDNYSTISPQGHRLEEYNYDDVIRDAYPGAILPVYNRVYLVENVDHGAKSIQLRDLPAQFKDFITRPNIQSRIAVEKVERTHREGNVVVSSGVLNIHKSLVSYNLINVWDKQKESQKTIEVGQKLKPIDFPTVGIWLDIDLQGLDQEVKYGAAHALKHLLQIIIPLEVMCERHDLGASLQVHGDQAQIFIYDNYAGGVGLAESVFEEIKIVLERCYELVTGCRCLEGCPSCIIIPQCLQANERLDKEGVTQLLAALLGREVTRKRSGLSLIKEKLFRRSSSRADIKMEARALEIELKEYEKVFAFVGANWLAVADLIKQHYPARLIKYEITILAVHSLIHSQTGKPVPERVLKQAVSRCCGWSDMYRLSLQGLKEKGYLIGPPERLTLFPDVQNKLQSIPQMVD, from the coding sequence ATGCATAGGCTGCTGGATCAGCGGGGGATAAATTCGGTGCATATAATACCACCTAAGGAAGCGCAGTACGCGCCCTTCCCACCGGGTGTCGCCAAGGCCGTAGTACGCTCGCTGGCCGATCAGGGTATCGGGCAGCTGTATGCACACCAGGCTCAGGCAATCGGGCATATTATGGAAGGCCGTAATGTAATCATTACCACCGGTACATCCAGCGGTAAGTCGCTCGTTTATACCATTCCGATGTTTAGTGAATTAATCAGTCACCCGCAGGCCAGGGCTCTGTACATTACCCCCACTAAAGCGTTGGGGCAGAACCAGATGAAAACAATGCAAGATATTGCGGTAACTTTGGAATGGCCCCAGGGAGTGCCGGTTATGGCCACGTGCGACGGTGACACCCCCTTTAACCAGCGGCGGGATGTCATTAACAGTACAGGTGTGCTGATCACCACCCCGGATTTTATACACGCCTTCCTGTTGCCCAGACACCTGGATTGGCCTGGTTTTTGGGGTAGCTTAAAATACATAGTTATTGATGAGGCCCACACTTTAAAAGGCGTTATGGGCTGTCACTGCTTGCAGGTTTTCCGCCGGCTAAGGCGGGTTTGTGACTATTACGGGGCCAGGCCCGTGTTTATTCTCTGCACTGCTACCATTGCCAATCCCGGTGAATTCGCTACCAAACTGGTGGGCCTGGATTTTGCTGTGGTGACTGTAGAGACATCGGCTTCCGGCGAGAAAACAGTGGTTTTTTATGAGCCGCCCACCTATAAAACCGATGATGGACGAACCAAGCGCCGGCTGACCCATTTTGAAGCGGCCCGGGCAGTGGGGCGCTATGTTGAATCCGGCAGGCGCACTATTATGTTCGGCCGCTCCCGGCGGATAGTTGAGTCGGCTTACCGGGTTATTAGAGAAAATTTCCCCGGGGTGGCCGGGGCGATTACCCCATACAAGGGCACCTATGTGCCGCAAATGCGGCGGGATATTGAAAAGAAGCTTTTTAACGGCAATTTAAAGGGTGTTATTTCCACCAATGCCCTGGAGCTGGGCATTAATGTGGGGGAACTGGACACCTGTATACTGGCCGGATTTGCAGGCAGTATTTCCTCCACCTGGCAGCAGGCGGGGCGGGTGGGGCGGAAAGGGCAGAAGTCGTTAATTGTGCTTATGGCTAACGAAGACCCGCTTGATTTATATATTGTACGACACCCACAATACTTTTTCGGGCAGCCCTTTGAAAAAGCGGTGGTCAGCGAAAAAATGCAGTTTTTAGTGGATCACCTGCCCCTGGCCGCCAAAGAGCTTCCCCTTAGCAAAGAAGATGCCGCATACTGGGACCGGGACACTTACTATGAAGCAGTGAAGCTGCTGTTAAAGCACAGGCGGCTAAAACCGCTTACCGACCAACCCAGGACTTACGGCCCGGCGGGACAGTTGGAGTTTTTTAGTCTGCGTGGTGAAAGTGATAATTATAGTACTATCAGTCCCCAGGGTCATAGACTGGAGGAGTATAACTACGATGACGTGATCAGGGATGCCTACCCGGGTGCCATACTCCCTGTCTATAACAGGGTGTACCTGGTGGAGAACGTAGACCATGGTGCCAAATCTATTCAGTTACGAGATCTGCCGGCTCAATTTAAGGATTTTATAACCCGGCCCAATATTCAATCCAGAATTGCCGTGGAAAAGGTTGAACGCACCCACCGGGAAGGTAATGTAGTCGTTTCCAGCGGGGTGCTTAATATACATAAAAGCCTGGTCAGTTATAACCTTATTAATGTGTGGGACAAGCAAAAAGAAAGCCAAAAGACCATCGAAGTCGGACAAAAGCTAAAGCCCATTGACTTTCCTACGGTGGGCATCTGGCTGGATATTGATTTACAGGGTCTTGATCAGGAAGTTAAATATGGCGCGGCCCATGCTTTAAAACACCTGCTGCAAATTATCATTCCATTGGAAGTGATGTGTGAGCGCCACGACCTGGGGGCCAGCTTGCAGGTGCACGGTGATCAGGCGCAAATATTTATTTATGATAACTACGCGGGGGGTGTGGGCCTGGCCGAATCGGTGTTTGAAGAGATAAAGATAGTGTTGGAGCGGTGTTATGAACTGGTGACGGGTTGCAGGTGCCTGGAGGGTTGCCCCTCTTGCATTATTATTCCGCAGTGTTTACAGGCCAATGAAAGGCTGGATAAAGAAGGGGTAACCCAGCTGTTGGCTGCTTTGCTGGGCCGGGAAGTAACCCGCAAGCGGAGTGGCCTGAGCTTGATCAAAGAAAAATTATTTAGAAGATCCTCCAGCCGGGCTGATATAAAAATGGAAGCCCGGGCGCTGGAAATAGAGCTTAAAGAATATGAAAAAGTGTTTGCATTTGTCGGTGCAAACTGGCTTGCTGTAGCTGATTTGATCAAACAGCATTACCCGGCGCGGTTGATTAAATATGAAATTACCATTCTGGCAGTGCATTCTTTGATACACTCCCAAACAGGTAAGCCGGTGCCGGAGCGGGTATTAAAACAGGCGGTATCCCGGTGCTGCGGGTGGTCTGATATGTACCGGCTGTCCTTGCAGGGCCTAAAGGAAAAGGGTTATTTGATCGGCCCGCCGGAGCGGTTGACGTTGTTCCCAGATGTGCAAAACAAACTTCAATCAATACCACAAATGGTTGACTAA